A region of Actinobacillus porcitonsillarum DNA encodes the following proteins:
- the malF gene encoding maltose ABC transporter permease MalF, which translates to MLTSTHSTTSPAQLWGKRALVGFLYLIAFYLVFTIYLQGEILFALLTLVVVTSGIFVFSSERAYRWRYLFPGVSAIGIFVVFPLVCTVVIAFTNYSGSNQLAFERVVGQLQSQRYFAGERYDFKLLETADNQYQLVLENKNTQKNYLSTPLALNNLKGDVKMEEVAALPENKVAPLKIITQNRQQLQSINAILPNEESLTMSSLRQFSQQKVRFSYDEANQVLTNNETGERFKPNDDVGFFEQIDEQDNFTGKRVEPGYTVAIGWQNFVKILTDEGVQKPFIQIFIWTVTFAFLTVVFTTLLGMIFASLVQWEALKGKAVYRLLLILPYAVPGFISILVFKGLFNQSFGEINLILNNLFGIRPEWFNDPFLAKTMLLIVNTWLGYPYMMIVCMGLLKAIPTDLYEASAIDGASVWQNFTKITMPLLIKPLMPLMIASFAFNFNNFVLIQLLTQGRPSMIGTSTPAGHTDLLVSYTYRIAFEGSGTQDFGLAAAIAVIIFLLVSGLALFQIRLTKLQQD; encoded by the coding sequence ATGCTAACCTCCACTCATTCTACCACTTCACCAGCTCAACTTTGGGGCAAGAGAGCACTTGTTGGCTTCCTTTACCTCATTGCGTTTTATCTGGTTTTTACGATTTATTTGCAGGGTGAAATTCTTTTTGCATTATTAACCCTCGTTGTTGTTACCTCGGGTATTTTTGTTTTTAGTTCAGAACGAGCATACCGTTGGCGCTATCTTTTCCCTGGCGTTTCCGCAATTGGCATCTTTGTGGTTTTTCCTCTTGTCTGTACCGTTGTTATTGCTTTTACCAATTATAGCGGTTCTAACCAATTAGCTTTTGAACGAGTAGTAGGCCAATTACAAAGCCAACGCTACTTTGCCGGCGAACGCTATGATTTTAAATTGCTTGAAACTGCTGACAACCAATATCAGTTAGTGCTTGAGAATAAAAATACGCAAAAAAATTACCTTTCTACACCGCTTGCATTAAATAATTTAAAAGGCGATGTGAAAATGGAAGAAGTGGCGGCTTTACCTGAAAACAAAGTTGCACCACTCAAAATCATTACGCAAAATCGCCAACAATTACAAAGTATCAATGCTATTTTACCTAACGAAGAAAGCCTCACAATGAGCTCACTTCGTCAATTCTCACAACAAAAAGTCCGCTTTAGTTATGATGAAGCCAATCAAGTTTTAACGAACAATGAAACGGGCGAACGCTTCAAACCAAATGATGATGTCGGCTTCTTTGAGCAAATTGATGAACAAGATAACTTTACCGGTAAACGTGTTGAACCGGGTTATACCGTAGCAATCGGCTGGCAAAACTTCGTGAAAATCTTAACGGACGAAGGCGTACAAAAACCGTTTATTCAAATCTTTATCTGGACAGTTACTTTTGCATTCTTAACTGTCGTGTTTACCACTTTACTCGGTATGATTTTCGCTTCGCTGGTGCAGTGGGAAGCGTTAAAAGGTAAAGCCGTTTATCGTTTACTGTTAATTCTACCTTATGCAGTACCAGGCTTTATCTCTATCCTTGTATTTAAAGGTTTATTTAACCAAAGTTTCGGTGAGATTAACTTAATTTTAAATAACTTATTCGGTATCCGCCCAGAATGGTTTAATGACCCATTCTTAGCTAAAACAATGTTGTTAATCGTGAATACTTGGTTAGGTTATCCATATATGATGATCGTATGTATGGGGTTATTAAAAGCCATTCCAACGGATTTATATGAAGCCTCAGCGATTGATGGTGCATCGGTATGGCAAAACTTTACCAAAATCACCATGCCATTGTTAATCAAACCGTTAATGCCATTGATGATTGCGAGTTTCGCCTTCAACTTCAATAACTTCGTGTTAATTCAATTATTAACACAAGGTCGTCCGTCAATGATCGGAACCAGTACACCGGCAGGACATACCGACTTGTTAGTCAGCTATACCTACCGTATCGCCTTTGAAGGTAGCGGTACGCAAGACTTCGGTTTAGCGGCGGCAATCGCAGTAATCATCTTCTTACTCGTCAGCGGATTAGCGTTGTTCCAAATTCGTTTGACCAAATTACAACAGGATTAA
- the malG gene encoding maltose ABC transporter permease MalG, which yields MAIVQPKSMKARLFATHFFLIVFCALIMFPLLMILGISLRPGNLALGEIIPSQISLEHWKLALGFSVTNADGTVTPPPFPVLLWLWNSVKVAGVTAIITLALSTTAAYAFARLRFAGKSMLLQSMLIFQMFPAVLSLVALYALFDRLGTYVPFLGLNTHGGVIFAYLGGIAMHVWTIKGYFETIDKSLEEAAALDGATPWQTFRLILLPLSVPILAVVFILAFISAIIEVPVASLLLRDVENYTLAVGMQQYLHPQNYLWGDFAAAAILSAIPITLVFIIAQRWLVGGLTAGGVKG from the coding sequence ATGGCTATCGTTCAACCTAAATCAATGAAAGCACGTTTATTTGCAACGCATTTCTTTCTTATTGTGTTCTGTGCGTTGATTATGTTCCCTTTACTGATGATTTTAGGGATCTCACTTCGCCCGGGTAACTTGGCATTAGGGGAAATTATCCCAAGCCAAATTTCCCTTGAACACTGGAAATTGGCACTCGGTTTTAGCGTCACCAATGCGGACGGCACTGTTACCCCGCCGCCATTCCCCGTACTACTTTGGTTATGGAACTCGGTGAAAGTCGCAGGCGTAACAGCGATTATTACTCTAGCACTTTCCACTACGGCAGCTTACGCTTTCGCACGTTTACGCTTTGCAGGGAAATCAATGCTGTTACAAAGTATGTTGATTTTCCAAATGTTCCCAGCGGTACTTTCACTTGTGGCGTTATATGCATTATTTGACCGCTTAGGAACCTATGTGCCATTCTTGGGCTTAAATACCCACGGCGGCGTGATCTTCGCTTACCTTGGCGGTATCGCAATGCATGTTTGGACGATCAAAGGCTATTTTGAAACCATTGATAAATCGCTCGAAGAAGCAGCCGCACTTGACGGTGCAACCCCGTGGCAGACATTCCGTTTGATTTTATTACCATTATCTGTGCCAATTTTAGCGGTGGTTTTCATTCTTGCCTTTATCTCTGCAATTATCGAAGTGCCTGTTGCCTCTCTCTTATTGCGTGATGTGGAAAACTACACCCTTGCGGTCGGAATGCAACAATACCTACACCCACAAAACTACCTATGGGGAGATTTCGCAGCAGCAGCGATTTTATCAGCCATTCCAATTACCTTAGTCTTTATCATCGCACAACGCTGGTTAGTCGGCGGATTAACGGCAGGTGGGGTGAAAGGATAA
- a CDS encoding zinc ribbon domain-containing protein: MALHRCPECRKKISESAEICPHCGFSFKAADLEAYKQKLEARRLHNQELNRQSSKIQLVWLLIFIVVLAVAAWFNQ, from the coding sequence ATGGCACTACACCGTTGCCCAGAATGTCGTAAAAAAATCAGCGAGAGCGCAGAAATTTGTCCTCATTGCGGTTTTTCATTTAAAGCGGCAGATTTAGAGGCTTATAAACAAAAACTTGAAGCACGTCGTTTACATAATCAAGAGCTTAACCGCCAAAGCAGTAAAATCCAGCTAGTCTGGTTGTTGATTTTTATTGTGGTATTGGCAGTTGCGGCTTGGTTTAATCAATAG
- the malK gene encoding maltose/maltodextrin ABC transporter ATP-binding protein MalK — protein sequence MANVKLTHVGKSYGNVHISRDINLDIQEGEFVVFVGPSGCGKSTVLRMIAGLEEITTGDLYIGDTRMNDVPPAKRNIGMVFQSYALYPHLNVAENMSFGLKLAGASKEEIEQRVNHVAEILQLAHLLQRKPKELSGGQRQRVAIGRTLVSQPEVFLLDEPLSNLDAALRVQMRVEISKLHKKLGRTMIYVTHDQVEAMTLADKIVVLQALGNNTQITTNVAQIGKPLELYHYPANRFVAGFIGSPKMNFLPVKVIDVKEDGVKVELPDSTHLNFWIPVESTGVQVGDNLSLGIRPEHLLPCEQSEICISGTVKVVEQLGNETQVHVELPPIKQTLVYRQNDIVLVEEGDEMSIGINPNRCHLFKEDGTACRRLFKELGV from the coding sequence ATGGCAAATGTAAAACTTACCCATGTTGGAAAATCTTATGGCAATGTCCATATTTCACGCGATATTAACCTTGATATTCAAGAAGGTGAATTCGTTGTTTTCGTTGGTCCTTCTGGTTGTGGCAAATCTACCGTATTACGCATGATTGCAGGTTTAGAAGAAATTACAACAGGAGATCTTTATATTGGCGATACACGTATGAATGATGTGCCTCCAGCAAAACGTAATATCGGTATGGTGTTCCAATCTTATGCACTGTATCCGCATTTAAACGTGGCAGAAAATATGTCATTTGGTTTAAAACTCGCAGGAGCAAGTAAAGAAGAAATAGAGCAGCGAGTGAATCATGTTGCGGAGATTTTGCAGTTAGCACATTTATTACAACGTAAGCCAAAAGAACTTTCAGGCGGTCAGCGCCAACGTGTAGCAATTGGTCGTACGCTCGTTTCTCAACCTGAAGTGTTCTTATTAGACGAACCGCTTTCTAACCTTGATGCAGCATTACGTGTGCAAATGCGTGTAGAAATTTCGAAATTACATAAAAAATTGGGTAGAACCATGATTTATGTTACCCACGACCAAGTGGAAGCAATGACCCTTGCTGACAAAATTGTCGTATTACAAGCATTAGGTAATAACACGCAAATTACCACTAACGTGGCTCAAATTGGTAAACCACTTGAATTATACCATTACCCGGCAAACCGTTTTGTCGCAGGCTTTATTGGCTCACCAAAAATGAATTTCTTGCCAGTGAAGGTTATTGATGTAAAAGAAGATGGTGTGAAAGTTGAGTTACCAGATTCGACCCACCTTAACTTCTGGATTCCAGTGGAAAGTACAGGTGTACAAGTTGGAGACAACCTCTCTTTAGGTATTCGCCCAGAACATTTACTACCTTGTGAACAAAGTGAAATTTGTATTAGTGGTACAGTAAAAGTAGTAGAACAATTAGGTAATGAAACACAAGTTCACGTTGAGTTACCGCCAATCAAACAAACTTTAGTTTATCGCCAAAATGATATTGTATTAGTAGAAGAAGGCGATGAAATGTCTATCGGTATCAATCCAAACCGTTGCCACTTATTTAAAGAAGATGGCACAGCTTGCAGACGCTTATTTAAGGAATTAGGTGTTTAA
- a CDS encoding M13 family metallopeptidase, translating into MKKTYLAGVFALLLSVNSVAQTYQSTLTQGVDKQVAPQQDFYRYVNGKWLETAVIPQDRTSWGTLAELNELNEKRSLELLQAVISDPKFANDGRAQRLKAVYETYTDLNAREKAGLSPIQQDLSRIAQIQNVADLNQYIINEAKQGSTMLFGWAVFAHLKNSRQNAVYLANEDLGLSNDYFQKDTPENRKTLAMYQDYITQVLKIAKLDKPEARAKAIVEYEKAVAKTLFTNEEERDMQKRYNPVSLTELAKLSKNLNLADYLKAVGVTTDEVILWEPRYFQALDSLIEEKQIGVIKDYLTFRLLSDAAPYLNKQMDELRFAFYGTKLTGQKQQRALEKRALSTVNSWIGQDFAQFYVEKFFPQSAKENLLTMAKYLVKAYHQRIDKLDWMSAQTKQKAKAKLDKFIVEVGYPNKWRDYSAMKVKNVAEGGTLYANMREVSKWQYHYNLNKVGKPVDLNEWGMLPQVVNASYSPLMNRIVFPAGILQAPLYDIHADPAVNFGAIGAIIGHEITHGFDDSGSKFDGEGNLTDWWTADDRKKFEALADKLVAQFNQFEVAPKVHVNGRFTLGENIADLGGLSIAYDALKLYEQDHGQSPTLEDLTSDQRFFMSWTRSWRYKATVEALTHQVKSDPHAPGQFRAFAPVLNIQGFHRAFNTKQGDKMYRSAAEQIKIW; encoded by the coding sequence ATGAAAAAAACATATTTAGCGGGCGTATTTGCCCTTTTATTAAGTGTGAATAGCGTTGCACAAACCTACCAAAGTACTTTAACGCAAGGTGTTGATAAACAAGTTGCGCCGCAACAAGATTTTTACCGCTACGTTAATGGCAAATGGCTTGAAACAGCTGTAATCCCACAAGATCGCACCTCTTGGGGAACGCTAGCGGAACTGAATGAATTAAACGAAAAACGTTCGCTTGAATTATTACAAGCGGTCATTTCTGATCCGAAATTTGCCAATGATGGGCGAGCTCAACGTTTAAAAGCCGTTTATGAAACCTATACGGATTTAAATGCACGAGAAAAAGCAGGCTTATCGCCTATTCAGCAAGATTTAAGCCGTATCGCTCAAATCCAAAACGTGGCGGATCTCAACCAATATATTATCAATGAAGCGAAGCAAGGCAGCACGATGTTGTTTGGTTGGGCGGTCTTTGCTCACCTGAAAAACTCTCGCCAGAATGCGGTTTATTTAGCCAATGAAGATTTAGGGCTAAGTAACGACTATTTCCAAAAAGATACACCGGAAAACCGTAAAACCCTCGCAATGTATCAAGATTACATCACGCAAGTGCTAAAAATAGCGAAATTAGATAAGCCGGAAGCACGAGCCAAAGCGATTGTAGAATATGAAAAAGCGGTAGCGAAAACGCTCTTTACCAACGAAGAAGAGCGAGATATGCAAAAACGCTATAACCCTGTTTCGCTCACAGAACTGGCGAAATTAAGCAAAAATCTCAACCTTGCCGATTATTTAAAAGCGGTGGGAGTAACGACCGATGAAGTCATTTTATGGGAGCCTCGTTATTTCCAAGCCTTAGATAGCTTGATTGAAGAAAAACAGATTGGAGTGATTAAGGATTACCTGACTTTCCGATTACTTTCTGATGCGGCACCTTACTTGAATAAGCAAATGGACGAGCTACGTTTTGCATTTTACGGCACTAAATTAACCGGACAAAAACAACAACGTGCTTTAGAAAAACGTGCATTATCTACAGTAAATAGCTGGATTGGACAAGATTTTGCCCAGTTCTATGTGGAAAAATTCTTCCCACAATCGGCGAAAGAAAATCTTTTAACGATGGCGAAATATCTTGTGAAAGCCTATCATCAACGTATCGACAAATTAGATTGGATGTCGGCACAAACGAAGCAAAAGGCTAAAGCGAAGTTAGATAAATTTATTGTTGAGGTCGGTTATCCAAATAAATGGCGTGATTATTCAGCGATGAAGGTTAAAAATGTGGCGGAAGGCGGTACGCTTTATGCCAATATGCGAGAAGTGTCGAAATGGCAATATCACTACAATTTAAATAAAGTAGGCAAACCGGTGGATTTAAATGAGTGGGGAATGTTGCCACAGGTGGTAAATGCTTCTTATAGCCCATTGATGAACCGTATTGTTTTCCCGGCAGGCATTTTGCAAGCACCGCTTTATGATATTCACGCTGATCCAGCCGTCAATTTTGGCGCAATCGGTGCAATTATTGGGCATGAAATTACGCACGGTTTTGATGATAGCGGTTCAAAATTTGATGGCGAAGGTAACTTAACCGATTGGTGGACTGCCGATGACCGTAAAAAATTTGAAGCATTAGCGGATAAGTTGGTGGCTCAATTTAATCAGTTTGAAGTCGCCCCAAAAGTTCACGTAAATGGTCGCTTTACCTTAGGCGAAAATATTGCGGATTTAGGTGGTTTAAGTATTGCCTACGATGCGTTAAAACTTTATGAGCAAGACCATGGGCAAAGCCCAACTTTAGAAGATTTAACCTCGGATCAACGTTTCTTTATGAGCTGGACACGTTCTTGGCGTTATAAAGCGACCGTTGAAGCCTTAACGCACCAAGTTAAAAGCGATCCACACGCACCAGGGCAATTCCGTGCCTTTGCGCCTGTTTTGAATATTCAAGGCTTCCACCGTGCATTTAACACCAAGCAGGGGGATAAAATGTACCGAAGTGCAGCGGAGCAGATTAAAATTTGGTAA
- the malQ gene encoding 4-alpha-glucanotransferase produces the protein MKQNHPFLNRYFVDEHGRRIYAQPSVYGKVAKLLGSPKSRKILPLVKVVKQGEQVFIPLFVADKTQTVHADWTLTLESGEILTGKCKRNSIDLPRDLPLGYHQLSLNGTTAECRIIVTPERAYQPQELAEHKKLWGAILQLYTLRSAQNWGIGDFGDLAEFLTKLAEKGGDFVGLNPIHSLFPANPEGASPYSPSSRLWQNIAYINVGAIEAFQQSSEAQAWFNSADIQRQLNEARQKDYVDYSQVMWLKLQGLRLAYEQFKQQDQTAFEQFIAENGEALKVQGTFDALHQWLSSQFSEQWGWNCWDAKYQDYHTAAVQQFQQEQSDLVRFYMWLQFVAQQQLKACNELAKQLGMPIGFYRDLAVGVADNGAETWADKDLFVLGASVGAPPDIMAPQGQNWGLSPMHPEVLQARGYQPFIDLLRANMKDCGALRIDHILGFARLWWVSKGDSAKNGAYVKYPLEDLLSILALESQRHQCLIIAEALGTVPKGMLETLESKGILAYNIFYFEYDKQGSKPLANYPYQAMTTLSTHDLPTVQGYWKGHDFELGQKYGVYPNEKVLNILKNTRHTNKEAIRRAVEAVQPLEADSAGVTQTFNHQLQSYVADTNSVLFGSQPEDWLNMLEPVNIPGTSTEYPNWRRKLSKTTQEIFADNAISQLLNTIETKRNG, from the coding sequence ATGAAACAAAACCACCCATTTTTAAATCGTTACTTCGTAGATGAACACGGTCGCCGTATTTATGCCCAACCGTCCGTTTATGGCAAAGTAGCAAAATTGCTCGGTTCGCCAAAAAGTCGCAAAATCCTACCGCTTGTTAAAGTCGTCAAACAAGGCGAGCAAGTTTTTATTCCGCTTTTTGTGGCGGATAAAACCCAAACCGTTCACGCAGACTGGACGCTGACCCTTGAAAGCGGTGAGATTTTAACGGGAAAATGCAAACGCAATAGCATTGACCTGCCTCGTGATTTACCCCTTGGTTATCATCAATTAAGCCTAAACGGCACAACCGCAGAATGTCGCATTATCGTTACCCCTGAGCGTGCTTACCAACCACAAGAACTGGCGGAGCATAAAAAATTATGGGGAGCGATTTTACAGCTCTACACCCTACGTTCAGCACAAAACTGGGGGATCGGCGATTTTGGCGATTTAGCGGAATTTTTAACGAAATTAGCGGAAAAAGGCGGTGATTTTGTCGGCTTAAACCCAATTCACTCGCTATTCCCTGCCAATCCTGAAGGGGCAAGCCCTTACAGTCCGTCTTCTCGTTTATGGCAAAACATTGCTTATATCAACGTTGGAGCGATTGAGGCCTTCCAACAAAGCAGTGAAGCTCAAGCGTGGTTCAACTCAGCGGATATTCAACGTCAATTAAACGAGGCTCGCCAAAAAGATTATGTCGATTATTCACAAGTGATGTGGCTGAAATTGCAAGGCTTACGCTTGGCGTATGAACAATTTAAACAGCAAGATCAAACCGCTTTCGAGCAATTTATTGCCGAAAACGGTGAGGCATTGAAAGTGCAAGGCACTTTTGACGCTTTACACCAATGGCTCTCTTCTCAATTCAGCGAGCAATGGGGCTGGAACTGCTGGGACGCAAAATATCAAGATTATCACACCGCTGCGGTACAACAATTCCAACAAGAACAGAGCGATTTAGTCCGTTTCTATATGTGGTTGCAATTTGTGGCACAACAACAGCTTAAAGCCTGTAACGAACTGGCAAAACAGCTCGGTATGCCGATTGGTTTCTACCGTGATTTAGCTGTTGGCGTAGCGGATAACGGGGCGGAAACGTGGGCGGATAAAGATCTGTTTGTGTTAGGCGCATCTGTGGGTGCTCCACCAGATATTATGGCACCACAAGGGCAAAACTGGGGCTTATCGCCAATGCACCCTGAAGTGTTGCAAGCGCGTGGCTATCAGCCGTTTATCGATCTACTGCGTGCTAATATGAAAGATTGTGGGGCATTGCGTATCGACCATATTCTCGGCTTTGCTCGTTTATGGTGGGTGTCGAAAGGCGACTCGGCGAAAAATGGTGCTTATGTAAAATATCCGTTGGAAGATTTGCTTTCCATCTTAGCCCTTGAAAGCCAACGCCACCAATGTTTAATCATTGCGGAAGCCTTAGGCACTGTGCCAAAAGGAATGTTAGAAACCCTTGAAAGCAAAGGTATTTTAGCCTACAACATTTTCTATTTTGAGTACGATAAGCAAGGTAGCAAACCGCTGGCGAACTATCCGTATCAAGCGATGACCACCTTAAGTACCCACGATTTACCAACGGTACAAGGCTACTGGAAAGGACATGACTTTGAGTTAGGGCAAAAATATGGCGTTTACCCGAATGAGAAAGTGCTGAACATTCTGAAAAACACTCGCCATACAAACAAAGAAGCGATCCGCCGTGCCGTTGAAGCGGTACAACCGTTAGAAGCAGATAGTGCAGGCGTTACGCAAACCTTCAACCACCAGCTACAAAGCTATGTGGCAGATACCAACAGCGTACTATTCGGCTCACAACCAGAAGACTGGCTGAATATGTTAGAGCCTGTGAATATCCCAGGAACCAGCACCGAATATCCAAACTGGCGGAGAAAATTGAGCAAAACTACACAAGAGATTTTTGCGGATAACGCGATTTCTCAATTATTGAATACTATTGAGACAAAACGAAATGGTTAA
- a CDS encoding glycosyltransferase family A protein → MENMSVAVVTSTIGRPELIRAIRSVQEQTYPCVHYIFVDGKQFEEQAKAILKDYPNVIVTYLPMNTGAGGWTNSSINAIAPFLVKEDIICYLDDDNWYEPYHIERCIATFKANENADLVYSLRNFYTLDDTFLCKDFTESIGFYENKISYPQTIYFDFNNQVYNLTHTLNRILIDTNCYAMRKSIAIQLSQFWASNKQNDYAIFKKIKELELNCVCTNTFSINYVFDAIKQIGPSISIFSELGLSRNEIIDLINAIRKKENEINLDLHGGVYPWQK, encoded by the coding sequence ATGGAAAATATGTCGGTAGCTGTTGTGACTTCAACGATAGGGCGCCCAGAGTTGATCCGGGCTATACGAAGTGTGCAGGAACAAACTTACCCTTGTGTACATTATATCTTTGTTGATGGCAAACAATTTGAAGAACAAGCTAAAGCGATTTTGAAGGATTATCCTAATGTGATAGTAACTTATTTACCAATGAATACAGGAGCGGGTGGTTGGACAAATAGTAGTATTAATGCAATAGCCCCTTTTCTAGTTAAAGAAGATATTATTTGTTATTTAGATGATGATAATTGGTATGAGCCTTATCATATCGAACGCTGTATTGCGACTTTTAAAGCTAATGAGAATGCTGATTTGGTGTATTCTTTAAGAAATTTTTATACCTTAGATGACACGTTTCTTTGTAAAGATTTTACAGAATCTATAGGTTTTTATGAAAATAAAATTTCTTATCCTCAAACGATATATTTTGATTTTAATAATCAAGTTTACAATTTAACCCATACCTTAAATCGTATTTTAATCGATACTAATTGCTATGCGATGAGAAAAAGTATTGCTATACAATTATCTCAATTTTGGGCAAGCAATAAGCAGAACGATTATGCTATTTTTAAGAAAATCAAGGAGTTGGAGTTAAATTGTGTTTGTACTAATACATTTTCAATTAACTATGTTTTTGATGCAATAAAGCAGATTGGGCCGTCAATATCTATTTTTAGTGAGTTAGGACTTTCTAGAAATGAAATTATTGATTTAATAAATGCTATTAGAAAAAAGGAAAATGAAATAAATTTAGATTTACATGGAGGAGTATATCCTTGGCAAAAATAA
- the malE gene encoding maltose/maltodextrin ABC transporter substrate-binding protein MalE — protein MKKLTKAALAVFAGLCMAQGVQAKLVEGQLNIWINADKGYNGLAEVGKKFEAETGVKVVVEHPSKLEELFPQVASTGDGPDIIIFAHDRMGGYAQSGLLAEVHPSADFKAKLSDIGWEATKYNGKQIAYPIAVESLSLIYNKDLVPNPPKTWEEVEKLDKELKAKGKHAIMWNLAEPYFTWPIISSQGAYAFKATANGYDVKDVGVNNEAAQKGLQFVVELVKNKVINADTDYSVAEASFNKGETAMTINGPWSWANIEKSGIKYGVAVLPTLNGKAGKPFVGVLSAAVNASSPNQDLAKEFLENHLLTDTGLETVNKDTPLGAVALKSYQAKLAADPRIAATMANAENGEIMPNIPQMSRFWYSEKAAIDSAVNGRQSVKAALDEAQAKIEKE, from the coding sequence ATGAAAAAATTAACCAAAGCAGCATTAGCCGTATTCGCTGGATTATGTATGGCACAAGGCGTACAAGCTAAATTAGTTGAAGGTCAATTAAACATTTGGATTAACGCTGATAAAGGCTATAACGGCTTAGCGGAAGTCGGTAAAAAATTCGAAGCGGAAACTGGGGTAAAAGTTGTTGTAGAACACCCAAGTAAATTAGAAGAATTATTCCCTCAAGTAGCATCAACCGGTGATGGCCCAGATATTATTATCTTTGCTCACGACCGTATGGGTGGCTATGCACAATCAGGCTTATTAGCTGAAGTGCATCCAAGTGCAGACTTCAAAGCGAAATTATCTGACATTGGCTGGGAAGCAACCAAATATAACGGTAAACAAATTGCTTACCCAATTGCCGTTGAGTCACTTTCTTTAATCTACAACAAAGATTTAGTTCCTAATCCACCAAAAACATGGGAAGAAGTTGAGAAGTTAGACAAAGAGCTTAAAGCAAAAGGTAAACACGCAATTATGTGGAACCTTGCTGAACCGTATTTCACATGGCCAATCATCTCTTCTCAAGGTGCTTATGCATTTAAAGCAACCGCTAACGGTTACGACGTGAAAGATGTAGGCGTAAATAATGAAGCAGCACAAAAAGGCTTACAATTTGTCGTTGAGCTTGTGAAAAACAAAGTGATCAACGCAGATACTGACTACTCTGTGGCTGAAGCGTCTTTCAATAAAGGCGAAACGGCAATGACGATCAATGGTCCTTGGTCTTGGGCAAATATTGAGAAAAGCGGTATTAAATATGGCGTAGCGGTATTACCAACCTTAAACGGCAAAGCAGGTAAACCATTCGTTGGCGTATTAAGCGCAGCGGTAAATGCTTCAAGCCCTAACCAAGACTTAGCGAAAGAGTTCTTAGAAAACCACTTATTAACCGATACTGGTTTAGAAACCGTGAACAAAGATACTCCGTTAGGCGCTGTAGCACTTAAGAGCTACCAAGCGAAATTAGCGGCAGACCCACGTATCGCAGCAACGATGGCGAATGCGGAAAATGGTGAAATTATGCCAAATATTCCTCAAATGAGCCGTTTCTGGTATTCAGAAAAAGCAGCGATTGACAGTGCGGTAAATGGTCGCCAATCTGTAAAAGCGGCATTAGATGAAGCGCAAGCGAAGATTGAAAAAGAGTAA
- a CDS encoding DNA-3-methyladenine glycosylase I, protein MENLQITRCSWANGSEIYQRYHDQEWGKPEYSSLKLFEKICLEGQQAGLSWITVLKKREAYREAFFQFDPEKIAQMQEADIDRLMQNVGLIRHRKKLEAIVKNAKAYLQMQQNGEDFSQFIWEFVGGKPQINDVPNLATVPAKTAISTAMSKALKKKGFVFVGETTCYAFMQSMGLIDDHLNDCFCKVRSCS, encoded by the coding sequence ATGGAAAATTTACAAATAACACGTTGCAGCTGGGCAAACGGGAGTGAAATTTATCAACGCTATCACGATCAAGAATGGGGTAAACCTGAATATAGCAGCCTAAAGCTATTTGAAAAAATTTGTCTGGAAGGTCAGCAAGCCGGGCTTTCTTGGATTACGGTGCTAAAGAAACGGGAAGCCTATCGTGAGGCCTTTTTCCAATTTGACCCAGAAAAAATTGCACAAATGCAAGAAGCAGACATCGATCGCTTAATGCAAAATGTAGGGCTTATTCGCCATCGTAAAAAGTTGGAAGCCATTGTGAAGAATGCGAAGGCTTATCTCCAAATGCAACAAAATGGCGAAGATTTTAGTCAGTTTATTTGGGAATTTGTCGGTGGAAAACCGCAAATTAATGATGTGCCAAATTTAGCGACTGTTCCTGCTAAAACAGCGATTTCTACGGCAATGTCGAAGGCATTGAAAAAGAAAGGATTTGTCTTTGTGGGTGAGACAACCTGCTATGCGTTTATGCAATCAATGGGATTGATTGATGATCATTTAAATGATTGTTTTTGTAAAGTTAGGTCGTGTTCATAA